The genomic segment CAGCGGCTCGGCGACTTCGACGGCGCGGAGGCGAGCTATCGCGCAGCTCTCGATGCCAATCCCGCCCTGCCGCAGGCCTATCACAAGCTCGCCACCATCCGCCGGCTGGAGCCCGAGGCCGCCGAGCGGCTCGGGCCGCTTCTCGCCGACACCGCGCTCGACGCGAATTCGCGCGCCAATGCGGGCTTCGCGCTCTATACGCTGCTCGACCGCGCGGACCGCCCCGAGGACGCCTTCGCCGCGCTCGAGGAGGCCAATGCCCTGCGCGCGAGCGCCCTGCCCTTCGACACCGAGCGGCACCGCGCGCAGGTGGAGCGCGTCATGGCGACCTTCACCAGCGACTTCTTCGCCGCGCGTGCCGACGAGGGCGTCCAGCGCGAGGGGCCCGTCTTCGTGCTCGGCCTGCCGCGCTCGGGCACGACGCTCGTCGAGCAGATCCTCGCCGGCTATGACAGCGTTCTGGCACTTGGCGAGCGCGACGACCTGCCCCGGATCGCACGCACGATCTCCGGCTATCCCGAGCAGGCGGGAACGTTCGGCTCCGACTGGGCGCGCGAGACCGGCGAGGCGCTTCTTGCCCAGATGTTCGCCGACCGGCCAGACGCCCGCTTCGCGACCAACAAGTCGCCCGGCAACTATCTCTTCATCGGGCTCATCTCCTGGCTCTTCCCGCGCGCGCGTATCGTCCATTGCCGGCGCGATCCGCGCGATACGGGGCTGTCCTGTTTCGAGCAGAATTTCGACCAGGGCGTCGCCTTCTCCTACGATCTGGAGGCCTTCGCCGCGGTCTCCCGGCTCCACGACCGGCTCATGGCCCACTGGCACGCGCACGCGCCCGTCGCCATCCACACGGTCGACTACGAGGCGCTGGTCGCCGATCCCGAACCCCATGCGCGCGCACTCGTCGACCATGTGGGCCTCGACTGGACGCCCGACTGCCTGAGGCCCCAGGATGTCGACCGGCCGATCGACACCGCCAGCGTCTGGCAGGCGCGCCAGCCCATCAACACACGCTCCATCGGCAAATGGAAACGCTACGAACGCCATCTCGGGCCTCTCCTGCAGCTCGCGGGAGAGCGCGCATGAGGGCCGCCATCGCCGCCGCCGCGGCGCTCCTCCTGTCCGGCTGTTTCCAGCAGCCCGCGGATCCGCGCGTCATCGACATCAGGAACGGGCCGACGCCGGCCGGCCTCAGCTCGGCCGACACGATCGGACCGCTGGTGAACCGGGCCTCCTCCTCCTATGTCACGCTGGTGGTCAGCGACACCTCCACCGACCGGCTGAAGGGCATGGACGAGCTCCCCGAGGCGGTGACCGCGGGCAGCGGCTTCGTGGTCGACAATCGGGGTCACATGATCACCGCCGGCCATGTGGCGGTGAAGTCCGGCTGGCTCGTCAAGGCGCGCGGGCCCGACGGGCGGCTCCACGAGGGCAAGGTGGTGGCGGTGTCCCATTCGCCGGACCTTGCGCTCATCAAGCTGAACGGCATTCACGACGTGCGCGCGGTGACGCCGGTTTCCGATGCCTGCCTCACGCCGGGCACGCAGGTCTTCTCGCTCGGCCGGCCGCGCAGCTCCGGCGACGTCGCCCGGGTCGGCGAGGTCGCCTCCATGAGCTTCGGCCAGTCGGTGCACTACAAGGATTTCGGCTATCCCGACGCCATGGTGCTGAAACTGCCGACCCGCAAGGGCGAATCGGGCGGGCCCGTCTTCACGGCGAATGGCCGGCTGGCCGGCATGCTCGTGAGCACGCTGTCGGACGGCACCGGGCGCCATCTGAACCTGGCGCATGCGCTGCCGGCCCCGATGATCGCCCAGTTCATGTGCTCCAAGCTCTCCTGCTCGTCGGCCTGGCGCGCGCTCGCCTCGCCGCGCCAGTGCAAGGCGGGCTGAGGTCGCGCCGAGCCGGTTCACGGCATCAGGATCGTGGATCCCGTTGTCTTGCGTGCCTCGAGATCGCGATGCGCGGCCGTCACATCGGCGAGCGCATAGCGCTGGTTGACCGCGATCTCGATCTTTCCGCTCGCCACCATGGAGATCAGGTCCGACGCGTTCTCCCGCAGCGCCTCGTCGCTCGCCACATAGGTCATGAGCGTGGGCCTGGTGAGATAGAGCGAGCCCTTCGCGGAGAGAAGCCCGGTGTCGAAACTGTCGACGGGCCCCGAGGCATTGCCGAAACTCACCAGCAGCCCGCGCGGGCGCAGGCTGTCGAGCGAGGCCTCCAGCGTCGCCCGCCCGACCCCGTCATAGACGACCGGGACGCCCTCCCCGCCGGTGATCTCGCGTACCCGTTCCGCGACATTCTCCTTGCGGTAGTCGATGGTGTGGTCGCAGCCATTGGCGCGCGCGAGCTCGGCCTTCTCCTGCGATCCCACCGTGCCGATCACCGTCGCGCCGAGCGCCTTCGCCCACTGGCAGGCGATCAGCCCGACACCGCCGGCGGCGGCATGGAACAGGATCGTCTCGCCGGCCGCCACGCGATAGGTCTCGCGCAGCAGGTAGCGCACCGTCATGCCCTTCAGCATCATGGCCGCCGCGGTTTCGAATGAGACGGCATCGGGCAGCTTCGCAAGCCGGCCGGCGGGCATGATGCGGCCTTGCGCATAGGCGCCGATCGGCCCCGCGCCATAGGCCACGCGGTCGCCCTCCTTCAGCGTCGTCACGCCCTCGCCGACCGCGTCCACGGTGCCGGCGGCCTCCAACCCCAGCCCCGTCGGCAGCGGCAGCTTGTAGAGGCCGGTGCGGTGATAGGTATCGATGAAATTCAGGCCGATGGCGGCATGCTTCACCCGCACCTCGCCGGGCCCCGGCGCGCCGAGCTCGACGTCCTCGAGCGTCATGACCTCCGGGCCGCCGGTCTCGTGAATCCTGATCGCCTTCATACCGCCGCCTCCTGTGGGGACTGTCTCTCAAAGTTCGGGTTCCGGGACCCTGCCCCCAAAGCGGCGGCCAGACAAGACGGTGGCGCGAAAATTGCCGCCAGACGGAGAACGGACGACGGGCGAACCGCGGCTATCCCTCCAGTCCCAGAAGGGCCGGCACGCCCCGAAGGTCCCGGAGCTCCTCATAGGGCGCGTTGGCCGGCACGCCCGGCTCGCCGTAGCGGTTGATCCAGATGGCGCGCAGGCCGAGCGCCTTGCAGGCGGCGATATCAAGCCGCTGGCCCTGCGCCACATGGACGATATCGTCCACCTCAAGGCCGAGCCGGCGGTGGGCGTAGCGGAAGATCTCCTCCGACGGCTTGTAGGCGCCGGCCTGTTCCGCCGTCACCACCTCGTCGATGGGCACGCCGAGCCGGGCGACATTGCCCGCGATGAGATCGTCGTCGGTGTTGGAGATGATGCAGAGCCGGCAGCTCCGTCCCAGCCTCTCGAGCACCGCCGGCACCTCCTCGAAGGGGCCGAATGTGGGAATGGCCTCGACGAGGCTCATCTCCTCGCCCGGCCCGAGTGTGAGGCCGAGCGTGCCGAAGGCCTCGCGCATGGCGGCCGGGGACACCTCCTTGAAGGGGCGGTGCGGCGGCTCCTGCTCCAGCCTGTGCTCGGCATCGCTATAGGCCGCGATGAGCTGCTCGCTCGTCAGCGTGCCGCCATGGCGGTCGACAATGGCGCGGGCCACGGTCTCCAGCCCTTCGAAGAAGCGGATCAGCGTGCCGTAGCAATCGAAGGTCACCGCCTTCGGTGTCTCGTAGGTCATGGGGGGACTGTCCTGTCGTTTCGGGGGCTTCAGGAATCGTCGAGCGCGCTGATGCGCCGGTAGAGGGCCTCGCCGGCGGCCGCATTGTGCTCATGGGCCACGCTCTCGGCGAGATCGGGATTGCCGGACAGGATGGCCGCGACCAGGCGGCGATGCTCCTCATAGACAGCGCTCTCGTCCTCCACGCCGGCGTCAGAAGTCGCGATGAACACGCGGATCTGGTCGGACAGCCCCTCATAGAGGCTCTTCAGGCGCGTATGCCCCGCCATCTCGATGACCTGCAGGTGGAGCGCGAGATCGGCCTCGACCACGTCGCTGCGCTCGCCGAGCGCACAGGCGCGCTTGAGCCGCGCGAGCGCCTCGTTGAGGTCGTGGGCCGGTCTCGTGCGCGCCGCCTGCGCGGCAAGGCGCGCGGCGAGCCCCTCCAGCGCCTGGCGCAGCGTGTAGAGCTCGTGGGCGTCGGCCGAGGTGAAGGCCGTCACCGACCAGCCGCTATAGGCCCGCCGTTCCACGAGCCCCTCGCGCTCGAGCTCGGAGAGCGCGGCCCGCAGCGTGCCGCGCGACAGGCCGAATGTCTCCGCCAGCGGCATTTCCCTGAGCCGTTCCCCCG from the Kaustia mangrovi genome contains:
- a CDS encoding tetratricopeptide repeat-containing sulfotransferase family protein encodes the protein MTFASPGADTPLDTARALARAGQSDAARQAFRQALTASPRDTALLMEFGVFEAQAGDRAAARKLLEKALKIAPDDPDVHINLGELARQGGAFALAERHYRRAMTLNPRDAEALYGLGNALAEQGRARDALPFLIQAHDLMPGDAEILNTLAIALEAEDYLDDAIAAYRKALDIAPDFHQARANLAVLLQDRDETEEAEREFARIPRKALPAEFLARHARALIALRRSGEALDVADAALAAEPGNVSALMARGTALQRLGDFDGAEASYRAALDANPALPQAYHKLATIRRLEPEAAERLGPLLADTALDANSRANAGFALYTLLDRADRPEDAFAALEEANALRASALPFDTERHRAQVERVMATFTSDFFAARADEGVQREGPVFVLGLPRSGTTLVEQILAGYDSVLALGERDDLPRIARTISGYPEQAGTFGSDWARETGEALLAQMFADRPDARFATNKSPGNYLFIGLISWLFPRARIVHCRRDPRDTGLSCFEQNFDQGVAFSYDLEAFAAVSRLHDRLMAHWHAHAPVAIHTVDYEALVADPEPHARALVDHVGLDWTPDCLRPQDVDRPIDTASVWQARQPINTRSIGKWKRYERHLGPLLQLAGERA
- a CDS encoding S1 family peptidase, coding for MRAAIAAAAALLLSGCFQQPADPRVIDIRNGPTPAGLSSADTIGPLVNRASSSYVTLVVSDTSTDRLKGMDELPEAVTAGSGFVVDNRGHMITAGHVAVKSGWLVKARGPDGRLHEGKVVAVSHSPDLALIKLNGIHDVRAVTPVSDACLTPGTQVFSLGRPRSSGDVARVGEVASMSFGQSVHYKDFGYPDAMVLKLPTRKGESGGPVFTANGRLAGMLVSTLSDGTGRHLNLAHALPAPMIAQFMCSKLSCSSAWRALASPRQCKAG
- a CDS encoding quinone oxidoreductase family protein, with the protein product MKAIRIHETGGPEVMTLEDVELGAPGPGEVRVKHAAIGLNFIDTYHRTGLYKLPLPTGLGLEAAGTVDAVGEGVTTLKEGDRVAYGAGPIGAYAQGRIMPAGRLAKLPDAVSFETAAAMMLKGMTVRYLLRETYRVAAGETILFHAAAGGVGLIACQWAKALGATVIGTVGSQEKAELARANGCDHTIDYRKENVAERVREITGGEGVPVVYDGVGRATLEASLDSLRPRGLLVSFGNASGPVDSFDTGLLSAKGSLYLTRPTLMTYVASDEALRENASDLISMVASGKIEIAVNQRYALADVTAAHRDLEARKTTGSTILMP
- a CDS encoding haloacid dehalogenase type II, with the translated sequence MTYETPKAVTFDCYGTLIRFFEGLETVARAIVDRHGGTLTSEQLIAAYSDAEHRLEQEPPHRPFKEVSPAAMREAFGTLGLTLGPGEEMSLVEAIPTFGPFEEVPAVLERLGRSCRLCIISNTDDDLIAGNVARLGVPIDEVVTAEQAGAYKPSEEIFRYAHRRLGLEVDDIVHVAQGQRLDIAACKALGLRAIWINRYGEPGVPANAPYEELRDLRGVPALLGLEG
- a CDS encoding GntR family transcriptional regulator, whose protein sequence is MSKDLQMKGLAIEKQTLVVQAKAALRREIVSGRLRAGERLREMPLAETFGLSRGTLRAALSELEREGLVERRAYSGWSVTAFTSADAHELYTLRQALEGLAARLAAQAARTRPAHDLNEALARLKRACALGERSDVVEADLALHLQVIEMAGHTRLKSLYEGLSDQIRVFIATSDAGVEDESAVYEEHRRLVAAILSGNPDLAESVAHEHNAAAGEALYRRISALDDS